Below is a window of Chiroxiphia lanceolata isolate bChiLan1 chromosome 9, bChiLan1.pri, whole genome shotgun sequence DNA.
AAcagtggtttttcttttttgttgttgtgttttacAGTTCTTTTCCCTGGTTCAGCCTGAACTATATACCAGGCCCTGCTGAAAATACCACCCAacagttttcttctgcagcttATCCAGTTTCTCTTAAGTGCCCTGTACATATTGTATGTTTTATGATGAGATGCAGTTTCTTAATGTGTATTACAGAAACACTACTGGTATTTGCAAATATATAGTAAAATTGTTTTATTGAACTCTCATTTTGGGGGCTTGGGCACATTAACAAATTAATCCATCTGTATAGGGCTTTTGCTGTTGGATAGAGTAAAAATACCTACACAATTGTTTCCTAGTAGGGCCCTTAAAattccctgtgcagagcaggcagagaaatAAGACATTTGTCTAAGTTGGCTGCAAGATTTTGGGCCAGAAgtcccccctgccatggcagtTTGTAGCAGCATTCTTGGTACACTAAGCGTGGCACATAATGgaacaaatgcattttactgCACAGGTAAGGAATGTGCCACCATTCCCTGTATCCACCAGCCACccccagacacacacacagccttCTTGGAGACCTGCAGGGACTTGCATTTCCATGTGACACGTCAGCAAAAGCCCTACGCTTGATTCAACCCCAAATATCCATCCCTTCTCTTTAAGTTTGACAAAATTTGTATGGTAggtgtaaaagaaaacaatagtGAACTGTACCATATTATTAACCCCTAAATCaaactttttttgtcttgtgtatcttgatttttctgtgtgctttgtAGTGAAGCAGCCGACACGAGTCGTTGTTCataaaacagcttttgaaagTTGAGAGCACACCCCTGGAGAACCGACTGTGCTTGCTTACGTTTGGTTCATGACTTAAAAATCGAGTACAGGTGATGAAACCTTGGCAGTGTTAACAAAAAAGTAGTGTGTATTGTGCTATTTTTTTGCTCTAGAAACTTAACCTTTTGTAGAGAAAAAGGAACAGTCAAATTTTCACCCATTGAAGTTGCATTCTGACAAAAAAGTTAATGCTAAATATTAATAGCCATCAAGCTTTGTATTTTAGCCAACATAAGTACTTTCAACAAACTCAGGTGGTGTATCAGGGAGACTTTGCTGGgtgtatttgtgtattttctgcCTCTGGGATGGGATGCACTCTAATGCCAGGCTGTTTCTCTGCAGGAGTCATTCCTGATGAGACTAAGGCTTTGTCTCTCTTGGCACCAGCTAATGCAGTGGCTGGGCTGCTGCCCGGAGGTGGACTGCTGCCCACTCCCAACCCACTCTCTCAGGTAGGATCTCAcctgggctgggccaggggagaCCATTGGGTGTGTTCTGCTGGGTTCTCACTTCactcctgctctttttttcaggCCTGATGTGCTAATGCCAATTCCTAGAATAGTTCCAAACCCTGATGGTTTGTTACAGCTCTGATACGAATTGGGGCAAAACAGTGATTAGTTGCTAAATGGGATCTTCTTATTTCCCTGAAATGATGCTTCTGGTGTCTCAGGGCCCTGTTTGTTTCTGTCTCCCATCCCTTTTTATCCATTGTACTTGCAGATTTGCCAACAGTAGAGATCTCATAGGTTTTAAATTCATGGAGTCCAAGGAGCTGCCATGCTGGGAGATTCCTTTCATTAATACTCCAGCTGAGGGGAAAATTGGAACCTCGTTATCTGAACCCACAAGAATTCGTGTGGAAGATGAACAGTGAGAGTAATACATTGTGGGAACACACATCTCTTACCAGGGAACAGAGAATCAAAGTCAAGAGgcaaattaataataataaagcttCGTTAATTCTGCAGTCCTCAAACCTACTTCAGCTTAGCTGAAGGATCCCCTTGCCATGGAGCTGCTCAGAAGCTTTTAACCCAATGTGGAGGGAAAATCCTGAATTTAAACTTGGAAATGAAGAAAGGGTTGGAAGAACCAAATACAACCTGAAAGATTCCGTTCACTGAGAACTGTGTATATGAATTCCTGAAAGTGGTGGTTAAGCCACGTTAATTTTAGCTCTGTCACTCTGAATCCCAACCTGGTCCCAGTGCACTTAGTGGTGGAATGTATTTAACACGTCCATGTGATGGGAATTCAGTGAAGTcagtttttttcaaacacatcttGAAAGTGTATTTGGTTTCAGTGTCTGTCGATGGTCTCAGTCAATTTAAATGGCCAAACATGAGCTGCTTTAATGAGGCTTCTGGAGGAATTTAAGGAATTCAGACCTATGTCATTATCCTACTTGCTCTTCCAGTAGCTTTTCAGCCCATTTGCCAGTGTTAACCAGATCTGAGAAATCTGCTAAGATGTAATACTGTTACATTGCCTTTTAACATAAAACATTCATTTCAATCCTAAATTGAATTAGAAATGAGGTGGTTGTCTCAGAAACTTATaaggaattttcattttagCACTGGAAAATCATCTCATTTTAAACTATTCCTTGAATTTGGTGGAATGCTTTACTTTTTTgcctttccccccccacacacccatCAGGATCCAGAGGAAGCACAATTCCATCCACTTTCATGTATAGTAAGCTTTGGAATCCCTGAATAAGGAATCCTGAAACGCTCTCTCTGACCTTTGTATAATGTTTCCTCTAGCTGGAAGCTGAAGTAAAGCCCAGCTCAGGTTTCTACATGTCTCATGTGTGGGAATGTTGATTTTCTCCTTGCTAACCCAGGTTTTTATTAATGACTGTGCTCTAATTGCTGTCTCTGTCCCAGATTGGTGCTGTCCCTTTAGCTGCTTTAGGAGCTCCTGCTCTTGATCCTGCCCTTGCTGCTCTCGGGCTTCCTGGAGCAAACCTAAACTCTCAGGTATGGCCCAAAATACCCTTCATTGTCCcccctcttttctgttttaaaagtaattttcatttatatacTGCCTGGAAACTCCAGTGATTGGTTTCTGTGAGAACCGGCTTGGAATAAAGACTATCTGCTTGAATATCAAATTAAATGCTGGAAAGGCCTGAGAAATAATTTGGGAATagtaatgaaatattttaaatgtgtcaTAATCAGGCCATGAGCCCGTCTTGTActtagagtaaaaaaaatagttttactttttaatcttttagGTGTAGAAAACAGATAGGAGACTTTTTTAGGCTGTTAAAGCTGGATAAAAAGACTTTACGTGCTAAGTAATAATAGaatattgaatatatttatataaatatataaaactatatTAACATATTGagcatatacatatatttacaaatagaatttttaagaTATAAGAACCAAATACTGTACAGTAGCAATAATTAAATGCACTGCTGAGAAACCCAGCATTTAGCACCCTTTTTATGCATTCCATGTGGAGGAAAAGCAAATCATggtgaaaatgaaattacaaattgaaaaaataaatattttaaatgcatgtgATGGAGAATTGTCTCCTGTGCATTAAACCAGCTGAATGTAAAATGTAACAAACTGTTAcatatatgaaaaagaaaatgagtgaGGACTAAACATTTTGTTAATACCTCACTGGTACAGAAGTGACTAATCCTAATAACACGCAGATTTTCCTAAGAGCTGTAGAATACATGTTTTCATGGAATTTTTAGATGTTTACTGTTCACAAATTGGCATTGAGGCCTTTAGCGGACAGGAAGCTTTGTTCTCTGAGGTCTCTGTTCTCCTGAATTAACAGAGAAATACCCTGGACACCAGGTTattaaaatatgtgtgtgtgtgtatatatatatgtgcaccagcagtgtatttttatatatttctgtttttatgcCTTGATTCTGTCCAGGGCAGGGCCTGTGTTTGGCTGCTGTGGAAAATAAAGCCCCTGAGCACCACTGCAGTGTGATGTTCACACCTTCCCACCATCCTCCAGTTAAACCAGATCAATGtgccttttcctctttgtctgGGGGTGTTCTGGTCTGGTTTTTCCATCTGTGAAGAATTCCTGCCTTAGCCACTGCTGGGGGGTTTTCAAGGCAGATAGTCCTGAGTACACATGATTTTaacttgttgggttttttcccctcacagtcTCTTGCAGCAGATCAGCTCCTAAAACTGATGAGCACAGTGGATCCAAAGTAAGCATTAATATTCACTAATACTTATATTGCACTGCATGGGATCTGGAGAATATCCGTGGGAATTCAATGTCCAATCTTTGTCCTGCTGGAGGCAACTGGGAGcttggatggggtttggagaaCCCTGGTctggtagaaggtgtccctgcccatggcaggaggtggaatgagaatcacagaatcagccgaGTTGGAaaagtccaacccttgatccaacactgccgtggttaccagaccatggcactaagtgccacatccagtctcatcttaaaaacctccagggacggagaatcaaccacttccctgggcagcccattccaatgcctgattaccctctctgtaaagaatttcttcctaatatctaacccaaacctcccctggcacagcttaagaccatgccctcttaTCTTACTGGTAGTTACCTGGGAGGTTTAAACCTGAGATGAGGTTTAatgtccctcccaacccaaaccattccgggATTCCCTGATTCTAAGAACAGGCTCAAACAGTGGACACCTGTATCCTTTGGATTCATCAATATGAATTTCTGGAACTCTGTTCCCCAGGTTGAACCACGTGGCTGCAGGTCTTGTCTCCCCGAGTCTGAAATCAGATACCTCCAGTAAAGAAATAGAGGAAGCAATGAAGAGGGTCCGAGAAGCACAGTCCTTAATCTCTGCTGCTATAGAGCCAGGTAATTCCAGACCCTAGGATGAGCCATTCCCTTCAGGATGCACTTTGACGTGGTACATGATAGAAGCTAATGGGCTGCAGAGTACTGGCTTAATGCTTCTGCTTTGTACTGGCTGCATTTATAGCTGGCAGGGTTTTAATTGAGCTGCAGTGGATGCTCCATGTGTCCTACAGGATGGGGCAGGGATTAAGCtattatttttcccaaaattCACTTATTTGAAGATTGCAAAATGCCCAGTTACTGTTGCTGTATCTGAGATTTCGTGGGAACAGCAGTGGCCTCACCAGTTGATACCCCAGCGATGCTTGTTCTCAGGGATGGTTTCTTTTATCTCAGTTCCTAATCTGTGCAGGTTTgtaaataattctcttttttgcagcagattttattttagagcAAGCTGCAGCAGTTCTCCCACAAATGTCAGAACTATCAAATCTGAGAGGCAGTAgtttgaaacactgaaaatacaattttgcaGCCTCCTGATGATTTTTGGGAAAGAACAGAACTCCTATTCTTGTCttatatcagaaaaaatatgctggttgcttttgcttttttgtggaAAATTCAAAACAATCATTTGAGAGGTTCTTTAGCCTCTCACAAAATGGCAGATTCTGGAATTTGCACAAGACTTTCCATAGGCCTGCAGCCACCAGCTTTTAACTGACTTTAATTAAGTCTTTTCTaaatttttacttcttcagTTTTGCATAAAACTCTGTTATTTTATGTCAGATGTCTCTGTCGTGTTCATTCTTTCTATCCTCTTGTGAAGAAAATGGTAGATAAGCCCTAATTTCAGATgtcaaaatgagattttctttATCTATTTATATGTATTACATGAAGCTCCAGGTCCTTTCCTTtataaaatccttttaaatactaaaataatgcttgagtttttttcctttttcagacaaaaaagaCGAAAAAAGAAGACATTCAAGGTCGAGGTCACGCtcgaggaggaggaggacaccTTCTTCATCCAGACACAGGTAAAGGTATCTCATGGGctttaaaaaaccctcccagAGCTGAAAGAATTCCTTCAAAAATACTTCTTGAAAGGGCCCCTTCATGTTCTGAAGATTTATTCTCATTTGAACATGACTTCCCAGAGCTCCTCTGCAATATGACTGATAATTCTGTACAGTGGGTTAGTAAGGGCTGATTGATTTGAGACTTTTCGTTGTGTTCTGTATaattctctgcatttctgtctgGTTGTGCCTCACAGTGCTGTTACCACTGACTCCCTGATGGTGACAGGCCTCTCAGAATGTCCTGTGTCTGACCCTGTGTTGTGTGTTCCTGGCAGACGGTCCAGAAGCAGATCAAGGAGAAGGTCTCATTCCAAATCCAGAAGTAGGAGGCGATCCAAAAGCCCCAGGCGAAGGAGATCTCATTCcagagagagaagcaggaggTCCAGGAGCACATCCAAAACCAGGTAATGGCTTCAGGAAATCTCTCCTGACCAGGAAATTACCCTGACCGGTGCGGTGCCTGTCTctgtgtgctgggcactgctgaggtgcctccagtgctggggcagttctgggcccctcagttcagaaaAGACATGGAAtggctggagcatgtccagagaagggaacagagctggggaagggtctggagcaaaaggagcagctgagggagctggagaggctcaggctggagaaaaggaagctcagcggggaccttcttgctctctgcaactccctgacaggagggtggggccaggtgggggtcaggctctgctcccagggaacaagggacaggatgagaggaaacggcttcaagctgtgccaggggagggtcaggttggacctcaggaggaatttcctcctggaaaggatggtcaggcattggaaggggctgcccagggaggtggtggagtccttATCCCcggaggtgtccaaggaatgactggacatggcactcagtgctctgggctgggtgacacggtggggattgggcacaggctggactcgatgggctgggagggcttttccaacctcagtgattctatgattctgtgttagACTATTTGCTAGAAATTAAATTACCACATTTTGGTGcttgatttaaacaaaaaaagaacccaGGACAAAATGAAGCAGTGGCTCTTTTTAAAGTCACAGTTTCTTGTAACATCACTCAATAGCTGCCTTGGAAAGCAGGAAATGTGAGCACCTAGACTTGCAGATTTGGGACTGTTGGtacagagaaaatgtaaaagttgtgcttctattttttcttcagataattCATTACCATTATTATAATGTGCCTGGCCTCAGAAATCCTGACCAGATTGTGCCACCCTGTCATTACCAGCACTGCCTTCTTTTCCCTATGTAGCAAATTAGGAACTGCTGCTTAAATGGTTTGAAAATGACTTAGCCTGACAATCTCTCTTTTACtaaaagggataaaaagaaggaagagaaagaaaagaaacgCTCTAAAACTCCCCCCAAAAGCTACAGCACAACCAGACGATCCAGAAGCACAAGCAGGTATGTGAACAGGGGATTTTCCTTGGTCTCTCTTTCCAGCATGATTTTGATCCACTTTAATATTAAATAGGAAGAATGTTCTTGCAGTTGAgcaactggtctagtggaaggtgtccctgcccatggcagggagtggaatgagatgggctttgaggtccttcCTGAGCCAAGGTACTCCAGGATTCCATTGGGTGATGATTTCTTTGTGGATATAGCTGGTACAGGCACAAAAGCACATGTACTCTCTGTCTATAAGATACTTTATTCTTCCCCTGAAACTGTTATTTTTGAGGTAAATGCTTTGGGCTTTAACAGTTTCTCCTTGCTTTGTATCAGAGTGTGACACAGGTCACTGCCGAACTCTTCCTGATTTAGGgaataaatatatgcaaaagGTTACTGTTTCAAAAAACCTCCAAGTTTAACTTGTAATTTCAGCAACTATTTAGTACCCTTTGAACAGGGCTGGGTTTGGAGAAAGAGATGTATTTGTAGCTTTAatcataaattattaaaaagctTCTGTGTCTTTGCTACAGAGAAAGACGGCGCAGGAGGAGCCGGAGTGGAACACGGTCACCCAAAAAGCCCAGATCTCCCAAACGGAAAATGTCCCGGTCCCCGTCTCCAAGAAGGTCAGGGAGTGGCTAAAAAAATGAGTCTAGATGGAAAATTCCCAAAATGTCACCCTATAGGGAAGATCCTGGGGTGTTGTGTTGAGGATGAAGTGTGTTTAGGTGGATCTCTGCTGCCTGTTACCCCTTTTAGCATCATTTGATCAGCTccaagctggagctgctctgttgTTGCCTGGGAATGCCAAGGGTGAGCTGTTCCAGGGGTGGTGGGAGTAGGAGATGCCAGAATTCCCATTCCCTTTGGCTCATTACAGTAGGAATCACCTGATTTGGGGTGGCCCTGGGTGTTTGTGACCCTCTCCCAGAATGGGGAACTCAAGGTGCTCCTTTGTAGAACGTTGGCACATTGCTGTTCTTACTCTCCAGGAGTTGAACTCcatgattcttgtgggtcccttccaactcggaaTGTTCCATGTTCTTAGCCTTGGCTTTGTGGTTGTTGTGCTACATCTGGAGCTAAGAAGTTGGGATTTTGGGGATTTTGGGAGAATGCGCAGGGTGTTCCCTAAATTGCTTGCTGCCATTTTCCGTTGGGTTTGTAGTGAACTCTGGATGTGTTCTAGTCCTGGGGTGAGGGTGAGTTTCATCCTTCTGCTGTGTCATCACAggcataaaaaggaaaagaagaaggataaggacaaggagaggagcagagatgAGAGGGAGCGGTCgacaagcaagaaaaagaaaagcaaagacaagGAGAAGGATCGAGACCGGAAATCCGAGAGTGACAAGGACGTGAAAGTATGTTTAATAAACCCCTGGAGCCCCCCCTGCCCACACACCCCGTGTgccccacccccagcaccccagggctgtgctaACATGTCCCTTTCCCTGGCAAAGCAGGTCACAAGGGACTACGACGAGGAGGAGCAGGGCTATGACAGCGAGAAGGacaagaaagaggagaagaaactGGCAGAGGCCTCTTCCCCAAAGGGGAAGGAAGCTGGGGCCGAGAAGGGCAGTGGGGACCTCGGCAGGGAATCCAAAGTGAACGGGGATGACCACCACGAGGAGGACATGGACATGAGCGACTGAGCCCCCCGGCCACCCGTGTGATTCTTTTATCTGTACTTGTTAATCCTCAATCTTAGATGTATCCAGCTCCGAGCTCTCCATGGTCTGTCCATCCTGTACTAACTCACACCCAAAGCTTGATAGAGGGACCTCCGTGCTCCGGGTGGGGGGGACTCGCTGGGGCCGAGGCTGCATGACCCCCCCACAGCATGGGCTGTGTGTgaccccccctgtccccctgtagtgtcccaggagcagggcagggatgctcCGGCTGCCTGGGGAGTGTGGCACCAACACACACCTGGGGCAGCCCCTGAGCCTGACATGTGACCTCACACCAGGGTCAGCCTTGGATCCCACCAGGTTTTTGTCCTCTTtggtttagttttggttttaagcCATGTGCTGggattggtttggtttggttttcctggTGGGTTTTGTTGGCTTGGCCAGAGTTAAAATGCACTGACCTTCCTGAGGGCTCTCAGTCCGTTCAGTGCCCTCTGGGGCGAGCTGGGATGGGTTTCCCTGCCCGGAAGGGAAACCTGGCCCAGTGATGGAGGGTTGGTGGAAGTTCATCCCAGGTGTGGTTGCTCAGGAGCTCACCCGCTGCAGCAGGGAGTGCATTTTAAACTGACCTTGGTTTGCTTTAAAAGCAAGTCCACCTGATAATGTACTTTTTACTTGATCTCAAGTTGTATAAACTAATGAGTTTGTGTTCCTGTCCCACAGTGTCCCGTCCCTCCCGCACACAATGACCCCATGGAATATGCAGAGTAGTTAGCCAAGCTGTTCCTTagttccagcagctccagagctttTACTTTTGTGCAGGTAAAGAGACAAAAGTAGGCGACAGTCTGTGCCATGTCGATGTACAGTTTCGGAAATTGTTTTACAAAACTTTGATAATAAAACCCTGAAACTTAAACTCCTGTTCCTAGAAAACTTCTGGTATTTATTTCTACCACCCAACTTAACCTCTAAGGAATGAGGGGACTTTTATTCCATCTACCTGTTTTAAAAGGACCTGACAAGTTAATCTCTTTAAAACCTGGTTGAATATGTTACACTGAAGAATGAAttgttttggggggaaatgGGTTTAAATAAGAATCTGGAGTTTTTATGGgactgcagagaaggacttgggggtgctggtgggggagaggctggacatgacccagcccaGAACCCCCGAGTGCTGTGCTGATcccacagtgtgggcagcagaggaggggggaattctgcccctctgccccctcaggtgagaccccacctgcagagctgcctccagccctgaggaacaacagcagaaggatgtggagctgctggagcaagtccagaggaggccacggagatgctcccacagctggagcctctctgctctagagacaggctgggagagctgggggtgttcacctggagaagagaaggctccagggagaccttaaagccccttccagtgcctaaaggggctccaagagagttGGAGAGCGACTTTGGACAAGAGCCTGGAGggacaagacaagggggaatggcttcccactggcagagggcagggttaggtttAGGGTAGGGAATTGTCGAAGTTTGGGATTctataagtattttaaaaaggaaagtatttgcAAAACTGGCTTATATTTCCATGCAACCATGACCACTCACCTCTGAGGAAGGCAGGAAGCCATAAGTGCTTCGTGCAGATAATGGCAACCCAAAATTTAGTAGCCTCACATTCCAGCTGTCACTCAGATCACCAGTGGTTCCAgcaaaccccccaaaaaaccccaaataaaccctccccaaacaaacaaaacaaaaaaaaaaagggggggaaaaaaccaaaaactcaaacaaaaaaacccaaaccaaaaccacccaaCTGTCTGGAAGGAATAAAACCTCTACAGACACTCCAGGTTTTGCTCTTCAAGTCAGAACAGAGCCCATGTTGTGATCAAAGTGGGCCCACTGCTGGATTTGGGAGGTAAAACCTCTGTACTTACTGAACACGGTTCAGCAAACTTGGgtctccttcccccccctttccaGGCAGTGTTCCAACCTTGGATCTCTCAGCTCAAGGCgagtgccaggagctgctctttGTGTCCTTCCGCCCCAAAACTTAGGATTCACAGAGGGCCAAGCACAGGCTGTAATGAAAATgcaggattttatttaaaaaatgaccaAGAAAATGCCCTTGCAGGACTCAGCAGCATGAGCTTGTCCCTCCCCTCCAATCCTGCTCCGAGACgcagccacagcagagctgtcccGGAGAGAGAAGCCTGGATTGCACAGGTGGAGCAGTTTCAGAATCAAACAGCATATTTTGGTCTTTATTCTAACAAATGATACAACCAAAACTGACTATTAGTgaagagaagataaaaacagGGACCAGACAACAGTAAAACGCAAGAGAAGTGACTTGTTTCCATGGGAGTTACAAACtgtcaggaaaataaagagTGAAACTGCAGCATTACAGGAATTGGTTAATCCGGATTAAATAATGCAGTTCTCCTGGCGGGAATTACAACTCAGGAACAGACATGAAAAGAACAGAGGGTGGGTGGGAATATCAACATAACATGGTGGGATTCCAGCACAAACACACCCAGAGGTTTGTGTAACAATGGAATCGCAGGGAGGTGAGTGCAGTGGCtggacagcagctcctggaggggAAACCCAACAccttccctgtgccacaggtgagagcaggaggttggaagACCAGTGGAACAGTTGGGTTCAGAAACAACCCATGGGATTCTCCCGCAACCATTTCTGAATTTGGTTTAGCAAAATTTGTGGTTGTCTTTTAGCAGCCAAGAAAACCTCAGGAAAGCTGTGGTGGGatgggagcacagccctgggcaggctcCAGGCTGGTTTTTCTCCCCACCTGCCCCTGCGGTGTCTGAGTGCAGCAGGACACGGCCATTCCCACTCAGCCCATGCCCGCTCCCTTTTCCATCCCACCTGGACACCCACCCCCAGCTGGCAGGTCCAGAGGAGTGCTCCTGGTCCCCCAGCTGTTCCCAAGCCATGGGGTCTCTGCAGGGatgtccctcctgcccctgggatGAGCTTGAGCTGCCAGACACACACAAGACTCCGTACAAAGATGGTGGATCTGTACTCCAAAGAGCACA
It encodes the following:
- the SRSF11 gene encoding serine/arginine-rich splicing factor 11 isoform X3; protein product: MLNINSHQALYFSQHKYFQQTQVVYQGDFAGCICVFSASGMGCTLMPGCFSAGVIPDETKALSLLAPANAVAGLLPGGGLLPTPNPLSQIGAVPLAALGAPALDPALAALGLPGANLNSQSLAADQLLKLMSTVDPKLNHVAAGLVSPSLKSDTSSKEIEEAMKRVREAQSLISAAIEPDKKDEKRRHSRSRSRSRRRRTPSSSRHRRSRSRSRRRSHSKSRSRRRSKSPRRRRSHSRERSRRSRSTSKTRDKKKEEKEKKRSKTPPKSYSTTRRSRSTSRERRRRRSRSGTRSPKKPRSPKRKMSRSPSPRRHKKEKKKDKDKERSRDERERSTSKKKKSKDKEKDRDRKSESDKDVKQVTRDYDEEEQGYDSEKDKKEEKKLAEASSPKGKEAGAEKGSGDLGRESKVNGDDHHEEDMDMSD
- the SRSF11 gene encoding serine/arginine-rich splicing factor 11 isoform X1, which codes for MASSSGTDVIQVTNVSPSASSEQMRTLFGFLGKIEELRLFPPDDSPLPVSSRVCFVKFHDPDSAVVAQHLTNTVFVDRALIVVPYAEGVIPDETKALSLLAPANAVAGLLPGGGLLPTPNPLSQIGAVPLAALGAPALDPALAALGLPGANLNSQSLAADQLLKLMSTVDPKLNHVAAGLVSPSLKSDTSSKEIEEAMKRVREAQSLISAAIEPDKKDEKRRHSRSRSRSRRRRTPSSSRHRRSRSRSRRRSHSKSRSRRRSKSPRRRRSHSRERSRRSRSTSKTRDKKKEEKEKKRSKTPPKSYSTTRRSRSTSRERRRRRSRSGTRSPKKPRSPKRKMSRSPSPRRHKKEKKKDKDKERSRDERERSTSKKKKSKDKEKDRDRKSESDKDVKQVTRDYDEEEQGYDSEKDKKEEKKLAEASSPKGKEAGAEKGSGDLGRESKVNGDDHHEEDMDMSD
- the SRSF11 gene encoding serine/arginine-rich splicing factor 11 isoform X2, whose product is MASSSGTDVIQVTNVSPSASSEQMRTLFGFLGKIEELRLFPPDDSPLPVSSRVCFVKFHDPDSAVVAQHLTNTVFVDRALIVVPYAEGVIPDETKALSLLAPANAVAGLLPGGGLLPTPNPLSQIGAVPLAALGAPALDPALAALGLPGANLNSQSLAADQLLKLMSTVDPKLNHVAAGLVSPSLKSDTSSKEIEEAMKRVREAQSLISAAIEPDKKDEKRRHSRSRSRSRRRRTPSSSRHRRSRSRSRRRSHSKSRSRRRSKSPRRRRSHSRERSRRSRSTSKTRDKKKEEKEKKRSKTPPKSYSTTRRSRSTSRERRRRRSRSGTRSPKKPRSPKRKMSRSPSPRRHKKEKKKDKDKERSRDERERSTSKKKKSKDKEKDRDRKSESDKDVKVTRDYDEEEQGYDSEKDKKEEKKLAEASSPKGKEAGAEKGSGDLGRESKVNGDDHHEEDMDMSD
- the SRSF11 gene encoding serine/arginine-rich splicing factor 11 isoform X4; the encoded protein is MSTVDPKLNHVAAGLVSPSLKSDTSSKEIEEAMKRVREAQSLISAAIEPDKKDEKRRHSRSRSRSRRRRTPSSSRHRRSRSRSRRRSHSKSRSRRRSKSPRRRRSHSRERSRRSRSTSKTRDKKKEEKEKKRSKTPPKSYSTTRRSRSTSRERRRRRSRSGTRSPKKPRSPKRKMSRSPSPRRHKKEKKKDKDKERSRDERERSTSKKKKSKDKEKDRDRKSESDKDVKQVTRDYDEEEQGYDSEKDKKEEKKLAEASSPKGKEAGAEKGSGDLGRESKVNGDDHHEEDMDMSD
- the SRSF11 gene encoding serine/arginine-rich splicing factor 11 isoform X5, giving the protein MSTVDPKLNHVAAGLVSPSLKSDTSSKEIEEAMKRVREAQSLISAAIEPDKKDEKRRHSRSRSRSRRRRTPSSSRHRRSRSRSRRRSHSKSRSRRRSKSPRRRRSHSRERSRRSRSTSKTRDKKKEEKEKKRSKTPPKSYSTTRRSRSTSRERRRRRSRSGTRSPKKPRSPKRKMSRSPSPRRHKKEKKKDKDKERSRDERERSTSKKKKSKDKEKDRDRKSESDKDVKVTRDYDEEEQGYDSEKDKKEEKKLAEASSPKGKEAGAEKGSGDLGRESKVNGDDHHEEDMDMSD